The Rhododendron vialii isolate Sample 1 chromosome 6a, ASM3025357v1 genome includes a window with the following:
- the LOC131328564 gene encoding putative receptor-like protein kinase At3g47110, with product MALAMSSWRFVSFFMHVALLFFSGPGFPHVARSSPPAGNQTDRLALLELKAAITSTGPFGNLNSWNESVHFCLWVGVTCGRRHQRVTILDLDHQNLTGHIPPHIGNLSFLRELWLRNNSLSQNIPSELSRLRRLQILSLRNNSLTGEIRANISRCSNLAALELSGNMLTGGIPTELGSLTKLEILYLGRNNLTGVLPPTLGNISSLAVLYANYNSISGKIPDALGRLSRLDAFALGVNKLFGTVPSSIFNLSSMTMFIVTLNRIHGSLPSNLGDSLPNLQFLDIGGNMFTGSIPISISNATSLFHIGLAINNFTGKVPPLSKLHNLIRLILADNHLGAGEASDLTFIKSLTNATNLNHLSVGGNNFGGLLPGEISNFSTEIVFLHMRGNRIVGGIPVGIENLVNLQILDFSTNHLTGEIPVDVGKLQKLRTFGLSNNKFQGVIPSSFGNLTRLATLRLSGNNLHGSIPLSLRSCQMLVELRLDRNNLTGTVARELLSLSSLLYLDISQNNLTGSLPLEIGNLRNLEELDVSDNMLSGKFPNSLGSCVKLRLLMMKGNKFWGILPSSLSNLRGMEELDLSHNNFSGKIPDYLEGFIFLRTLNLSFNDFEGVVPQRGIFSNATAVSIKGNKQLCGGKPELKLQSCISKELRKKGFTQTMKIIFSICFGSLGLLLLLCFLYLHCIRKTTKVPSFEHLRNPFVQLSYQSLLKATNGFSPANLIGEGSFGSVYKGTLDRGGKLIAVKVLTACSSVDYNGNDFKALVYEFMANGSLEEWLHPNENDQKEHEMSKCLNILQRLNISIDVASALDYLHHHCEAPIVHCDLKPSNILLDSEMIGHVGDFGLAKFVSEDSYDSSANQSSAMGIRGSVGYAAPGK from the exons ATGGCTCTGGCAATGTCATCATGGCGATTCGTCTCTTTTTTCATGCACGtagctcttctttttttctcggGTCCTGGCTTTCCTCATGTAGCCAGGAGCTCTCCACCAGCCGGGAACCAGACCGACCGTCTAGCCTTGCTCGAACTCAAGGCTGCGATAACCAGTACCGGTCCCTTTGGAAATCTCAACTCATGGAACGAATCCGTCCACTTTTGTCTATGGGTTGGTGTAACATGTGGCCGGCGACACCAGAGGGTCACTATCTTAGACCTTGATCATCAGAATCTAACCGGGCATATTCCGCCTCACATAGGAAATTTGAGCTTTCTCAGGGAACTATGGTTGCGTAACAACAGCTTGAGTCAGAATATTCCTTCGGAACTCAGTCGCTTGCGAAGGCTGCAAATCCTGTCGCTTCGAAATAATTCACTTACCGGTGAAATTCGGGCCAATATATCTCGGTGCTCTAACCTTGCCGCCCTTGAACTTTCTGGCAATATGTTGACAGGGGGAATTCCCACGGAGCTCGGTTCCTTGACTAAGCTCGAGATACTGTACCTTGGAAGAAACAATCTAACAGGAGTTCTTCCTCCTACTCTCGGAAATATATCGTCTCTTGCAGTTCTTTATGCTAATTATAATAGTATTAGCGGCAAAATACCAGATGCTCTTGGTCGTTTGAGTAGATTAGATGCTTTTGCGTTGGGGGTAAAcaagttgtttggtaccgttcCTTCTTCAATCTTTAATCTATCTTCTATGACCATGTTCATAGTGACACTTAATCGGATTCATGGGAGCCTTCCTTCAAACCTCGGAGATAGTCTTCCTAATCTTCAGTTCCTTGACATTGGTGGGAATATGTTTACTGGATCCATTCCTATTTCAATATCTAATGCCACGAGTCTGTTTCATATTGGTTTAGCAATCAATAATTTTACGGGAAAAGTGCCTCCTTTGTCAAAGCTGCATAATCTTATTCGGTTAATATTAGCAGACAATCATCTCGGAGCCGGGGAAGCCAGCGACTTGACTTTTATCAAGTCCTTAACAAATGCCACCAATCTGAACCACCTAAGCGTAGGCGGAAACAATTTTGGAGGTTTGTTGCCTGGTGAAATCAGCAATTTCTCCACTGAGATTGTCTTTTTACACATGAGGGGAAATAGAATAGTCGGTGGCATCCCAGTTGGAATAGAGAATCTGGTAAACTTGCAGATTCTTGATTTTTCAACCAACCATTTGACAGGTGAAATTCCTGTTGACGTAGGAAAGCTTCAAAAGTTGCGGACTTTCGGTCTCTCTAACAACAAGTTCCAAGGGGTCATCCCGTCTTCTTTCGGAAACTTAACTCGGCTAGCAACTCTTCGGTTGTCTGGAAACAATCTCCATGGAAGCATCCCTTTGAGTCTGCGTAGTTGCCAAATGCTCGTGGAACTAAGACTTGATCGAAACAATCTAACCGGTACCGTAGCTAGAGAACTTCTGAGCCTCTCATCCTTATTGTACCTCGATATTTCTCAAAACAATTTGACTGGTTCCCTACCACTGGAAATTGGAAACTTAAGAAATCTAGAGGAACTAGATGTTTCTGACAACATGTTATCTGGTAAGTTTCCTAACAGTCTTGGTAGTTGCGTAAAACTGAGGTTGCTAATGATGAAGGGGAACAAATTTTGGGGGATTCTTCCTTCATCTTTGAGTAATTTGAGAGGAATGGAGGAATTAGATCTTTCTCACAACAATTTCTCAGGGAAAATCCCGGACTATTTAGAGGGCTTCATCTTCTTGCGTACTTTGAATCTTTCCTTCAATGATTTTGAGGGTGTCGTTCCTCAAAGAGGCATATTTAGCAATGCAACGGCAGTTTCCATTAAGGGGAACAAGCAGCTCTGTGGGGGAAAACCCGAGTTAAAGTTGCAAAGCTGCATTTCCAAAGAGTTGAGAAAGAAAGGATTTACTCAAACcatgaaaattatattttccaTATGTTTTGGGAGTCTAGGACTACTTCTGTTGTTGTGTTTCCTATATCTACACTGCATTAGAAAGACAACAAAAGTACCATCGTTCGAGCATTTACGGAACCCCTTTGTGCAATTGTCCTATCAAAGTCTACTTAAGGCCACAAATGGGTTCTCTCCAGCAAATTTGATTGGTGAGGGTAGCTTTGGTTCAGTGTATAAAGGAACTCTCGATCGAGGTGGAAAATTAATTGCTGTGAAG GTACTCACTGCATGTTCAAGTGTTGATTACAATGGCAACGATTTTAAAGCTCTGGTTTATGAGTTCATGGCCAATGGGAGCCTAGAGGAGTGGTTGCACCCGAATGAGAACGACCAAAAGGAGCATGAGATGTCTAAGTGTTTAAACATTCTGCAGAGACTGAATATATCAATTGATGTTGCGTCTGCACTTGATTATCTTCACCATCACTGTGAAGCTCCAATAGTTCATTGTGACCTGAAACCGAGCAACATTCTTCTTGACAGTGAAATGATCGGACATGTGGGGGACTTTGGGCTAGCGAAATTTGTTTCAGAAGATTCCTATGACTCCTCAGCAAACCAATCTAGTGCTATGGGCATAAGAGGATCTGTTGGTTATGCTGCACCAGGTAAATAA
- the LOC131330025 gene encoding receptor kinase-like protein Xa21, which yields MGNEASTLGDMYSYGILLLEMFTGKKPTDNMFDDNLSLRNFAKMALPEQVASVFDPTLFHEREKGEAASSVENAQIQSFASSHQINECLISILKVGIACSEEVPRDRMSIIDVITQFRQIRNTLLELQVDYVEMSSSVGA from the exons ATGGGAAATGAGGCGTCAACCCTGGGTGATATGTACAGCTATGGCATTCTCCTATTGGAGATGTTCACAGGCAAGAAACCAACTGATAATATGTTTGATGATAATCTGAGTCTCCGCAACTTTGCTAAGATGGCTTTGCCTGAACAAGTAGCGAGCGTTTTTGATCCAACTTTGTTTCATGAAAGGGAAAAGGGAGAGGCTGCCTCAAGCGTCGAGAATGCACAGATCCAAAGCTTTGCTAGTAGTCACCAAATTAACGAGTGCTTGATTTCAATACTCAAAGTTGGAATTGCCTGTTCAGAGGAAGTTCCGAGAGATCGAATGTCCATTATTGATGTTATTACTCAGTTTCGTCAGATCAGGAACACTCTTCTTGAATTACAGGTGGACTATGTGGAGATGTCATCATCAGTAG GTGCTTGA
- the LOC131330022 gene encoding F-box/kelch-repeat protein At3g06240-like, whose amino-acid sequence MADYLPQDVLVNIFTRLPIKTLLQCTSVCKSWHSLIVNPSFIDSHLNRPPTQAYNNAHHLLLVRTCSDDDEGRKELYSLHCDNEAFDEYAKLQFPFNKNYNRFYWIVGSCNGILCLTDNQMTYVDNTILWNPTIQKWVRLPKPRVTFTSHGGFGHAIGFGFDAKSNDYKVVRIVRLLDFESEVPPEIDLYSLSTGAWRNISHLGLPCVISGRATQAYLNGAAHWIGADMERRCIMFLSFHMGDEAFHGMSLPADVPFFPWWLIPAVIQVSLSVIEEKGFSYERSWCIWVMKEYGVASSWTKLIDVGIGEQFDMPIGFRKEGELIIKARGDLISYSPRDAQVKGLGIRSNTGGWYDESLHTGAYVESLVLLGSSEKTKEDEVACEEEKEVEVGCGEEEIESTEAAETRVVAG is encoded by the exons atggcaGACTATCTTCCGCAAGATGTGCTAGTCAACATCTTCACCAGACTACCCATAAAAACCCTCTTGCAATGCACCTCCGTCTGCAAATCATGGCACTCCCTAATTGTGAACCCTAGTTTCATTGATTCCCACCTCAATCGACCACCTACTCAAGCCTATAACAATGCCCACCACCTCTTGCTTGTGCGGACCTGCTCCGATGATGATGAGGGCAGGAAAGAGCTCTACTCCCTTCACTGTGACAACGAAGCATTTGATGAGTATGCCAAGCTTCAGTTCCCTTTCAATAAGAATTATAATCGGTTCTATTGGATAGTTGGAAGTTGCAACGGGATTCTATGCCTCACAGACAATCAGATGACATATGTGGACAACACAATTCTGTGGAACCCCACGATTCAGAAGTGGGTGAGACTGCCGAAGCCTAGGGTTACCTTCACTTCGCACGGAGGCTTTGGTCATGCGATTGGCTTCGGCTTTGATGCTAAGTCCAATGACTATAAGGTGGTCAGGATTGTTCGTCTTCTTGATTTCGAATCAGAGGTCCCACCGGAGATTGATTTGTACTCACTGAGCACAGGCGCTTGGCGGAACATTAGTCATTTGGGTCTTCCTTGTGTTATTAGTGGAAGGGCAACTCAAGCTTATTTAAATGGTGCTGCTCATTGGATTGGAGCGGATATGGAAAGGCGTTGCATTATGTTTTTATCGTTCCATATGGGTGATGAGGCTTTTCATGGTATGTCACTACCAGCTGATGTACCATTTTTTCCTTGGTGGCTTATTCCTGCTGTTATTCAAGTATCACTTTCTGTGatagaggagaagggttttagtTATGAAAGAAGTTGGTGCATATGGGTGATGAAAGAGTATGGGGTGGCAAGCTCATGGACTAAACTTATTGATGTAGGTATTGGTGAACAATTTGACATGCCAATTGGTTTCCGAAAGGAAGGTGAACTCATAATCAAAGCTCGAGGGGATCTTATTTCTTATAGTCCTAGAGATGCACAAGTGAAGGGGCTTGGAATTCGCAGCAATACAGGGGGTTGGTATGATGAATCACTTCATACAGGTGCTTATGTGGAAAGCCTTGTTTTACTTGGAAGTTCGGAGAAAACAAAGGAGGATGAAGTTGCCtgtgaagaagaaaaggaggtTGAAGTTGGGTGTGGAGAAGAAGAAATAGAAAGTACAGAAGCAGCAGAAACCAG GGTTGTGGCGGGATGA